From a single Marinobacter sp. SS13-12 genomic region:
- a CDS encoding response regulator, with protein MDGVEQTNESWRILIVEDDERLAELTREYLESNGLTVALETHGGKAVERIRQEQPDLVVLDLMLPGEDGLSICRRARPFYPGPIIMLTARTDDLDQVLGLEMGADDYIGKPVQPRVLLARIRALLRRVTENSSAAAEEGSGEEPVRLQFNDLIVDRSMREAWLNDDSIDLTSAEFDLLWLLASNAGRVLSREEIFTALRGIEYDGQDRSIDVRVSRIRPKIGDDPIHPRRIKTVRSKGYLFVKEA; from the coding sequence ATGGACGGCGTGGAACAGACGAACGAAAGTTGGCGGATTCTTATAGTCGAAGATGATGAGAGACTGGCGGAGCTGACCAGGGAGTATCTGGAAAGCAATGGTCTGACGGTCGCTCTTGAAACTCACGGTGGCAAAGCGGTAGAGCGTATCCGTCAGGAGCAGCCTGATCTGGTCGTGCTTGACCTGATGTTGCCCGGCGAAGACGGGCTTTCGATCTGCCGGCGTGCCCGGCCATTCTATCCCGGCCCCATCATCATGCTCACTGCCCGCACGGATGACCTTGACCAGGTGCTCGGCCTGGAAATGGGAGCCGATGATTACATTGGCAAACCGGTTCAGCCCAGGGTATTGCTGGCAAGAATCCGTGCCCTGCTGCGGCGAGTCACCGAAAACAGTTCGGCGGCTGCCGAAGAGGGCAGTGGCGAGGAACCTGTCAGGTTGCAGTTCAATGACCTGATTGTCGATCGCTCCATGCGCGAGGCGTGGCTGAACGATGACAGCATTGATTTGACCAGTGCAGAGTTTGACCTTCTGTGGCTGCTGGCCAGTAACGCCGGCCGCGTTCTCAGCCGTGAGGAGATTTTTACCGCGCTGAGAGGGATCGAGTACGATGGCCAGGACCGTTCGATCGACGTCCGGGTTTCGCGGATACGGCCAAAAATTGGTGATGATCCCATTCATCCGAGGCGCATCAAAACCGTACGCAGCAAAGGCTATCTGTTCGTAAAGGAAGCCTGA
- a CDS encoding ATP-binding protein: protein MPLKFFLKLYARLIGLTFLILLLCAALFLGVNSVREQFWQERFSGSLLHWIAATPYPEQQYHWLESFYDLRVTPPGDLPFSEVIMERLAYGQVVALETSIGQQVMIQDGQGRILDLRFRDIYSDVAEATALIARIHLDDMPAEGREDAMVQISEALAVEMDPVQDQSKLPDSDVLERVSERGISLYHHPSQDRAHVLLRLDDGTLVDLAMPSPFNPWAWPVVLLLLVVAGSVLALALYLALRDVDSNLRAVESVAIRIARGEMGARVDAGDSRLVSRLAAAFNSMAEHIQRLVGVQREMIHAVSHELRTPVARIRFGVQMIESASSPEALQKQLDGIDGDIQELDELIDEILTYARLEQGGPVFALQETSVSDIVRQVVSEQQMTRPEYSIEADIDEESERWSLSDVEPRYLHRAVQNLVGNAARYATRNVRVHCQFDEDNCRIDVEDDGPGIPEEDWEKVFTAFARLDDSRTRTSGGYGLGLSIVRRILYWHGGQAFVSRSDELGGARFSLVWPRKKPTEHSL, encoded by the coding sequence ATGCCCCTCAAGTTTTTTCTCAAGCTTTATGCCCGCCTGATTGGCCTGACCTTTCTGATTCTCCTGCTTTGTGCCGCACTTTTTCTGGGTGTGAATTCTGTACGGGAGCAGTTCTGGCAGGAACGGTTTTCGGGGTCTTTGCTGCACTGGATCGCAGCTACTCCCTATCCGGAACAGCAATACCACTGGCTTGAGTCATTTTATGATCTCCGGGTAACCCCTCCCGGTGACCTGCCGTTCTCTGAGGTTATTATGGAGCGGCTTGCCTATGGCCAGGTGGTGGCGCTGGAAACCAGCATTGGTCAGCAGGTAATGATTCAGGATGGTCAGGGCCGAATTCTCGACCTGCGATTCCGGGATATCTACAGCGATGTTGCCGAGGCAACGGCCCTGATTGCCCGCATCCACCTTGACGACATGCCGGCAGAAGGCCGGGAAGACGCCATGGTGCAGATCTCTGAAGCGCTGGCGGTGGAAATGGACCCTGTTCAGGATCAGTCAAAACTCCCTGATTCGGACGTTCTCGAGCGTGTTTCCGAGCGAGGCATCTCGCTCTATCATCACCCCTCGCAGGACCGGGCTCATGTGCTTCTTCGCCTCGACGATGGCACCCTGGTGGATCTGGCAATGCCGTCGCCGTTCAATCCCTGGGCCTGGCCAGTAGTGCTGCTGCTACTGGTCGTAGCGGGCAGTGTACTGGCGTTGGCGCTTTATCTCGCCCTGAGGGATGTAGACAGCAACCTCCGCGCCGTGGAGTCCGTCGCCATCCGCATTGCCCGTGGCGAAATGGGTGCTCGAGTCGATGCCGGCGACAGCCGTCTGGTTTCCCGGTTGGCGGCAGCCTTCAACAGCATGGCGGAGCATATCCAGAGGTTGGTGGGCGTGCAGCGGGAAATGATCCATGCGGTGTCCCACGAATTGAGAACGCCGGTGGCGCGCATTCGTTTTGGCGTCCAGATGATTGAGAGTGCCAGCAGTCCGGAAGCGTTGCAGAAACAGCTCGACGGCATCGATGGTGATATCCAGGAACTGGATGAGCTGATTGACGAGATACTGACCTACGCGCGGCTGGAGCAGGGCGGGCCGGTCTTCGCCCTACAGGAAACATCGGTGTCGGACATCGTTCGCCAGGTGGTGAGCGAGCAGCAGATGACCCGCCCTGAGTACAGCATTGAGGCGGATATCGACGAAGAGTCAGAACGCTGGTCGCTGTCGGATGTAGAACCCCGGTACCTGCATCGGGCGGTTCAGAACCTGGTAGGGAATGCCGCTCGTTATGCCACGCGGAATGTCAGGGTCCACTGCCAGTTTGATGAGGATAATTGCCGTATCGATGTCGAGGACGACGGCCCCGGCATTCCGGAGGAGGACTGGGAGAAGGTGTTTACGGCCTTTGCCCGGCTTGATGACAGCCGCACCCGGACGTCCGGTGGTTATGGTCTTGGCCTGTCCATTGTGAGAAGAATTCTGTACTGGCACGGCGGCCAGGCATTTGTCAGCCGCAGTGACGAGTTGGGCGGTGCCCGATTCAGCCTGGTATGGCCCCGCAAGAAGCCGACCGAACACAGCCTGTGA
- the glpK gene encoding glycerol kinase GlpK: protein MTQYLLAIDQGTTSSRAIVFDASGTSVATAQQEFHQYFPKDGQVEHDAREIWDSTLSVCRKALKESGVDASELAGIGITNQRETTVIWDRKTGEPIHHAIVWQDRRTASVCAKLKSDGHENTVVDRTGLLIDPYFSATKIAWILDHVEGARARADAGELAFGTVDSWLLWNLTNGRSHRTDATNASRTALFNIHEQQWDGELLALFRVPPALLPEVLDSAADFGVTDEHWLGAPVQVAGIAGDQHAALVGQACFEPGMAKSTYGTGCFLMLNTGEKALRSENRLLTTMAYRLNGKPCYAMEGSIFVAGAAMQWLRDGLRLIKHASESSAHAAEVGVDNPVYLVPAFTGLGAPHWDPHARGAIMGLTRDTGIAEIVTAGLQSVCYQTKDLIRAILNDGASLQALRVDGGMVVNDWVMQFLADILNVSVDRPRVTETTALGAAYLAGLQTGVYQSLEEIAQLWERERRFEPEMRPALREKLYAGWLDSVERICNN, encoded by the coding sequence ATGACCCAGTACCTGCTCGCCATCGACCAGGGGACCACCAGCTCCCGCGCCATTGTATTCGACGCATCCGGCACCTCTGTCGCTACCGCACAACAGGAATTTCACCAGTATTTCCCCAAAGACGGCCAGGTTGAGCATGACGCCCGGGAAATCTGGGACAGCACCCTGTCGGTCTGCCGAAAAGCGCTCAAAGAGTCGGGCGTTGATGCCTCGGAGCTGGCGGGTATCGGCATCACCAACCAGCGTGAAACCACCGTCATCTGGGACCGGAAAACCGGTGAACCCATTCATCACGCCATTGTCTGGCAGGATCGCCGCACGGCATCTGTCTGTGCAAAACTCAAATCCGATGGTCATGAAAACACCGTGGTTGATCGCACCGGCCTGCTAATTGACCCCTATTTTTCAGCCACCAAGATTGCCTGGATTCTGGATCACGTTGAGGGGGCGAGAGCCAGAGCTGATGCCGGGGAACTCGCCTTCGGCACCGTTGACAGCTGGCTGCTGTGGAATCTTACCAATGGCCGCTCGCACCGCACCGATGCCACCAACGCCTCCCGCACCGCACTGTTCAATATTCACGAGCAGCAATGGGATGGGGAATTGCTGGCGCTGTTTCGGGTTCCCCCGGCGTTGCTGCCGGAGGTGCTCGATTCCGCGGCGGACTTCGGCGTCACCGATGAACACTGGCTGGGTGCCCCCGTGCAGGTAGCGGGTATTGCCGGTGACCAGCATGCGGCACTGGTAGGCCAGGCGTGCTTTGAGCCTGGCATGGCGAAAAGCACCTACGGAACCGGCTGCTTCCTGATGCTGAACACCGGAGAGAAAGCACTGCGTTCGGAGAACCGGCTGTTGACAACCATGGCCTATCGCCTCAATGGCAAGCCCTGCTATGCCATGGAAGGCAGCATATTTGTTGCCGGGGCTGCCATGCAATGGTTGCGTGACGGGCTTCGGCTGATCAAGCACGCCAGTGAGTCCTCTGCCCATGCGGCTGAGGTGGGCGTGGACAATCCGGTCTACCTGGTGCCGGCGTTCACCGGGCTTGGCGCACCCCACTGGGACCCCCATGCCCGCGGTGCGATTATGGGACTGACCCGGGATACCGGTATCGCCGAAATTGTTACCGCTGGCCTGCAATCCGTGTGCTATCAGACCAAGGATCTGATACGGGCAATCCTGAACGATGGCGCGTCCCTGCAGGCATTGCGAGTGGATGGCGGTATGGTGGTGAATGACTGGGTGATGCAGTTTCTGGCGGACATTCTCAACGTCTCGGTGGACCGCCCCAGGGTAACGGAAACCACAGCCCTGGGGGCAGCTTACCTGGCTGGCCTGCAAACCGGCGTGTACCAGAGTCTGGAGGAGATAGCGCAGTTGTGGGAGCGGGAACGCCGTTTTGAGCCGGAGATGCGGCCGGCCCTGAGGGAGAAACTCTATGCCGGATGGCTGGACTCGGTTGAGCGGATCTGTAATAACTGA